One Flagellimonas sp. CMM7 genomic region harbors:
- a CDS encoding NUDIX hydrolase, which yields MYKVFVNESPLILTNERQENSNGNLFSLDGDSILMAIDSLSKGRLKEAYIYHPDEEKMLDVFMHKLPVVVAGGGFVTNPKGKILFIYRNDKWDLPKGKVDKGESIEKAAIREVEEETGVRDLVIDKFLRTTYHVFRRNGEYRLKQVHWFAMYTTYDGKLVGQKEEGIMKVKWKGPKKAKKALKNSYFNIKVLFEGWSITDQE from the coding sequence ATGTATAAAGTTTTTGTTAATGAGTCCCCACTGATTTTAACAAATGAGCGTCAAGAGAATTCTAATGGGAACCTCTTTTCTTTGGATGGTGATTCTATACTAATGGCTATTGATTCCTTGTCAAAGGGCAGGTTGAAAGAGGCTTACATATACCACCCCGATGAAGAAAAAATGCTTGATGTTTTTATGCATAAGCTTCCGGTGGTGGTAGCTGGCGGAGGATTTGTAACAAATCCAAAAGGCAAGATTCTATTCATTTATAGAAATGATAAATGGGACTTGCCTAAAGGCAAAGTTGATAAGGGTGAATCTATTGAAAAGGCTGCTATTAGAGAGGTAGAAGAGGAAACAGGTGTGCGAGACTTGGTTATTGACAAGTTCTTACGAACCACATACCATGTTTTTAGAAGGAACGGAGAATATCGTTTAAAGCAGGTACATTGGTTTGCTATGTATACCACTTATGATGGCAAATTGGTTGGGCAGAAAGAGGAAGGTATTATGAAAGTGAAATGGAAAGGTCCCAAAAAAGCTAAAAAGGCTTTGAAAAACTCATACTTCAATATTAAAGTATTATTTGAGGGATGGTCTATTACTGACCAAGAATAG
- the pyrE gene encoding orotate phosphoribosyltransferase — MVLNKDTAKKTAELLLQINAIKLEPENPFTWASGWKSPIYCDNRVMLSYPKIRSYVGEEMAKQVETLYGKPDVIAGVATGAIGIGVLVAEAMGLPFIYVRPEPKSHGRQNQIEGYLEPGQSVVVIEDLISTGKSSLNAVKALKAQQANVLGMIAIFTYGFATATDNFSNENVELHTLSDYDHLIEQASETNYIKESHLQTLLQWKSNPQQWK, encoded by the coding sequence ATGGTTTTAAACAAGGACACTGCAAAGAAAACAGCCGAACTTCTGCTACAAATTAATGCAATTAAGTTGGAACCAGAAAATCCATTTACTTGGGCTTCTGGTTGGAAATCCCCTATCTATTGCGATAATAGAGTCATGCTCTCTTATCCTAAAATAAGAAGTTATGTTGGTGAAGAGATGGCAAAACAAGTGGAAACATTGTATGGAAAACCAGATGTTATTGCTGGAGTTGCTACCGGAGCTATAGGCATTGGCGTTTTAGTTGCCGAGGCAATGGGACTGCCATTTATCTATGTTCGCCCAGAACCAAAATCACACGGAAGACAGAATCAGATTGAAGGTTATTTGGAACCAGGACAAAGTGTGGTGGTCATTGAGGACTTAATAAGTACCGGAAAAAGCAGTCTAAATGCAGTAAAAGCATTAAAGGCCCAGCAAGCCAACGTGCTGGGTATGATTGCTATTTTTACTTATGGATTTGCAACTGCGACCGACAATTTTTCAAATGAAAATGTTGAGCTCCACACCTTATCAGATTATGATCATTTGATTGAACAAGCTTCTGAAACCAATTATATAAAAGAATCTCATCTACAAACCTTATTGCAGTGGAAATCAAATCCTCAGCAATGGAAATAA
- a CDS encoding SRPBCC family protein — MHIEVPKKKVAKSDKEVFDFLSDIKNFKTLMPDNIDKFEVLDEKTFKFALKGMPEIILRLKEQFPNEKVVLGAASDKLPFTLTGNIEALSDNESEVGLSFEGEFNAMMAMMIKTPITNFMETLSSNLDKIS, encoded by the coding sequence ATGCATATTGAAGTCCCCAAAAAGAAAGTGGCCAAAAGTGATAAAGAAGTTTTTGATTTTTTAAGTGACATCAAGAATTTTAAAACCTTAATGCCTGATAATATTGACAAATTTGAGGTTTTAGATGAAAAGACCTTCAAATTTGCTTTAAAGGGCATGCCAGAAATAATTCTAAGATTAAAAGAACAGTTTCCTAACGAGAAGGTTGTACTTGGTGCAGCCAGTGATAAGTTACCATTTACATTGACTGGAAACATAGAAGCTTTAAGTGATAATGAAAGTGAAGTAGGTCTTAGTTTTGAAGGGGAATTTAACGCCATGATGGCCATGATGATAAAAACTCCCATTACCAATTTCATGGAGACGCTCTCGTCGAATTTGGATAAAATAAGCTAG
- a CDS encoding biotin--[acetyl-CoA-carboxylase] ligase, whose protein sequence is MGELSQIIKLDATDSTNLYLKDLIQSKTLGDFTVVVAKSQLKGRGQMGTTWQSEDGKNLTFSVLKKFKSFEVIHQFSLNICISLAICDVLRELSIPDLKVKWPNDIMSGSSKICGILIENVLKGQLIQNSIIGIGLNVNQTYYENLEKVASLKSLTGKYFDLDELLNKILERLKYYLIEIEGKSVSQLLPSYLALLFRKDKPSTFKNMEGQLFMGFIRGISPEGKLVLELEDKIFKEFGLKEVSLLY, encoded by the coding sequence TTGGGAGAACTATCACAAATAATCAAACTTGATGCCACGGACTCTACAAATCTCTATTTAAAAGATTTGATACAGTCTAAAACCTTGGGTGATTTTACCGTGGTTGTGGCCAAAAGCCAGTTAAAAGGTAGGGGGCAAATGGGAACTACCTGGCAGTCTGAAGATGGTAAAAACTTGACTTTTAGTGTGTTGAAGAAGTTTAAATCCTTTGAGGTTATTCATCAGTTCAGCTTAAATATTTGTATTTCTCTTGCAATATGTGATGTTTTGAGGGAGTTGTCCATACCAGATTTAAAGGTGAAATGGCCCAACGACATTATGTCAGGTTCTTCTAAAATTTGTGGCATTTTAATAGAAAATGTTCTTAAAGGGCAGTTGATTCAAAATTCCATTATTGGAATAGGTCTAAATGTGAATCAAACATATTACGAAAACTTGGAAAAAGTCGCATCACTGAAGTCTTTAACCGGAAAGTATTTTGACCTTGATGAACTGCTAAACAAAATTTTGGAAAGGTTGAAATACTATCTTATCGAAATTGAAGGAAAATCAGTTTCACAACTATTGCCCTCTTATTTAGCGTTACTTTTTAGAAAGGATAAGCCTTCAACTTTTAAGAATATGGAAGGACAATTGTTCATGGGGTTTATCCGTGGTATCTCACCAGAGGGAAAACTGGTCTTAGAGTTAGAAGATAAAATATTTAAGGAGTTCGGGTTAAAAGAAGTATCGCTGTTATACTAG
- the rsfS gene encoding ribosome silencing factor has translation MQKTKASADELIALILHGIEEVKGVDINLLDLREIENTVCDYFIICNGTSNTHVNAIVSSIQKTVSKAIQDKPWHVEGSENAEWILMDYVNVVVHVFQKHIREFYDIEGLWGDAKVTMVESSYNS, from the coding sequence ATGCAGAAAACGAAAGCTAGCGCAGATGAACTGATTGCCTTAATATTACATGGAATAGAAGAAGTTAAAGGAGTTGACATAAATCTACTTGATCTTAGGGAAATTGAAAATACAGTTTGTGACTATTTTATTATCTGCAATGGTACTTCTAACACGCATGTAAACGCAATTGTTTCTTCCATCCAAAAAACTGTCAGTAAAGCTATACAAGATAAGCCCTGGCATGTTGAAGGTTCTGAAAACGCAGAATGGATTTTGATGGACTATGTAAATGTTGTTGTTCATGTATTTCAAAAACACATTAGGGAATTCTACGACATAGAAGGGCTTTGGGGTGACGCTAAAGTAACAATGGTGGAGAGCAGCTACAATTCTTAA
- the ftsH gene encoding ATP-dependent zinc metalloprotease FtsH has product MAKDNNNSNTPKKPRFSSWWIYGVVIALIIGFQFFGGNSFSSTEKTTTSELQEYLRNGDISEILIITNARQAKVFLTEEALQKDVHKNVSEKPFNFSAGKIPQYTLDYGDLQNFEDEIKSIKKENNLDTIVDFDTESNVLGELLLSLLPFALIIGIWIYLMRRMSGGAGGGAGGQIFNIGKSKAKLFDEKTDTRTSFKDVAGLEGAKEEVQEIVEFLKHPDKYTSLGGKIPKGALLVGPPGTGKTLLAKAVAGEAKVPFFSLSGSDFVEMFVGVGASRVRDLFKQAKDKSPAIIFIDEIDAIGRARGKNNFTGSNDERENTLNQLLTEMDGFGTNTNVIVLAATNRADVLDKALMRAGRFDRQIYVDLPDIRERKEIFEVHLRPIKTAETLDLDFLAKQTPGFSGADIANVCNEAALIAARKEKKAVNKQDFLDAVDRIVGGLEKKNKIITVEEKKTIAYHEAGHATVSWMLEHAAPLVKVTIVPRGQSLGAAWYLPEERLIVRPEQMLDEMCATMGGRAAERVIFDKISTGALSDLEKVTKQARAMVTIYGLNEQLGNITYYDSSGNNEYGFTKPYSEETAQKIDEEISKIIEEQYQRAIKLLADNKDKLTELADRLLEKEVIFKDDLEKIFGKRPFEKEELETAD; this is encoded by the coding sequence ATGGCAAAAGACAACAACAATTCTAATACCCCTAAGAAACCTCGTTTTAGTTCCTGGTGGATTTACGGTGTGGTAATCGCATTAATTATTGGTTTTCAATTCTTTGGAGGCAACAGTTTCTCCAGTACAGAAAAAACCACGACCTCGGAACTACAGGAGTATTTAAGAAATGGGGACATTTCTGAAATCCTGATTATAACCAACGCAAGACAGGCTAAAGTTTTCTTAACTGAGGAAGCACTGCAAAAAGATGTGCACAAAAATGTTTCTGAGAAACCTTTTAATTTTTCGGCAGGAAAAATTCCCCAGTACACTTTGGATTATGGAGACCTTCAGAATTTTGAAGATGAAATAAAAAGTATCAAAAAAGAAAATAATCTTGATACGATTGTTGATTTTGATACAGAGTCAAACGTTTTAGGAGAGTTATTGCTCTCATTACTTCCATTTGCACTAATTATAGGTATTTGGATCTACCTGATGCGAAGAATGTCTGGCGGCGCCGGTGGTGGTGCCGGAGGTCAGATTTTCAATATTGGAAAATCAAAAGCAAAACTGTTTGATGAAAAAACAGATACTAGAACCTCGTTCAAAGATGTTGCTGGGCTTGAAGGAGCAAAAGAAGAGGTGCAAGAAATTGTGGAATTCCTTAAGCACCCAGATAAATACACATCACTTGGAGGAAAAATACCTAAAGGAGCCTTATTGGTAGGACCTCCAGGTACAGGTAAAACTCTACTGGCCAAAGCAGTGGCTGGGGAGGCAAAAGTTCCATTTTTCTCTCTATCTGGTTCAGATTTTGTTGAGATGTTTGTGGGTGTAGGTGCATCACGTGTACGAGACCTTTTTAAGCAAGCCAAGGATAAATCACCTGCCATTATTTTTATTGATGAAATTGATGCCATAGGTCGTGCCAGGGGTAAAAACAACTTTACAGGTTCCAATGATGAACGCGAAAACACGCTCAATCAATTATTAACCGAAATGGATGGTTTTGGCACCAATACCAATGTCATTGTCCTGGCTGCCACCAACCGTGCTGATGTATTGGACAAGGCATTAATGCGTGCAGGTCGTTTTGACCGTCAAATCTATGTAGACCTTCCAGACATAAGAGAACGAAAGGAAATCTTTGAGGTTCACCTGCGTCCTATTAAAACTGCGGAGACGCTTGATTTGGATTTTCTTGCCAAACAAACACCTGGTTTCTCTGGGGCCGATATCGCAAATGTTTGTAATGAAGCAGCATTGATTGCAGCTAGAAAAGAGAAAAAAGCGGTAAACAAACAAGATTTCCTAGATGCTGTTGATAGAATTGTAGGTGGTCTTGAAAAGAAAAATAAAATCATAACGGTTGAAGAGAAAAAGACCATTGCATATCATGAAGCTGGCCATGCTACGGTAAGCTGGATGTTAGAGCATGCGGCCCCATTGGTAAAGGTGACAATTGTTCCTAGAGGCCAATCTCTTGGAGCCGCTTGGTACTTGCCAGAAGAACGTTTAATTGTTCGTCCAGAGCAAATGTTAGACGAGATGTGCGCAACCATGGGAGGACGAGCTGCGGAACGTGTTATTTTCGACAAAATATCTACAGGTGCCCTTAGTGATTTGGAAAAAGTAACCAAACAAGCAAGAGCTATGGTTACCATATATGGGCTTAATGAGCAACTTGGAAACATTACCTATTATGATTCTTCCGGGAACAATGAATATGGTTTTACAAAGCCATATAGTGAGGAAACAGCCCAGAAAATAGATGAAGAAATATCAAAAATCATAGAAGAGCAATACCAGCGGGCCATAAAATTATTAGCTGATAACAAGGATAAACTTACAGAGCTTGCCGATAGACTTTTAGAAAAAGAAGTTATCTTTAAAGATGATTTAGAAAAGATTTTTGGAAAAAGACCATTCGAAAAAGAAGAATTGGAAACTGCTGATTAA
- a CDS encoding LUD domain-containing protein — translation MGVFDKLFGGGKKVSKETVETRGDHMPDLKIPVDEKFTIYFKKNGGKFIYCEDDAEISEALKSIVSENDWQSHLFYTLDQRLQSRFSSEKIEFTENRKESDIFFTTCEHLIAHNGSILVCSNQIKEKKLDELPSNLIVFATTSQLVDSISEALKVIKEKYRKNIPNNITTLKHFQPTPENKNDFLSYGSASKNVYLLLLEDY, via the coding sequence ATGGGAGTTTTTGATAAACTTTTTGGAGGTGGTAAAAAGGTTTCCAAGGAAACAGTGGAAACCCGTGGAGATCATATGCCTGACTTAAAGATTCCCGTTGATGAAAAATTCACCATATACTTCAAAAAAAATGGAGGTAAGTTCATTTATTGCGAAGATGATGCCGAAATTTCTGAAGCCTTAAAGAGCATAGTTTCTGAGAACGATTGGCAAAGTCATTTGTTCTATACTCTTGACCAACGACTACAAAGTCGTTTTTCTTCTGAAAAAATCGAGTTTACAGAAAACCGAAAAGAGAGTGATATTTTCTTTACGACCTGCGAACATTTGATTGCTCATAATGGTTCTATTTTGGTATGTTCAAATCAAATCAAAGAAAAAAAGCTTGATGAACTCCCTTCCAATCTAATCGTCTTTGCCACTACCAGTCAATTAGTGGATTCTATTAGTGAAGCATTAAAGGTCATCAAAGAGAAATATCGAAAAAATATCCCTAATAATATTACAACCCTAAAACACTTCCAACCTACCCCAGAAAACAAAAATGATTTCCTATCCTACGGAAGTGCTTCAAAAAATGTATATCTTTTACTCCTAGAAGATTACTAA